The Besnoitia besnoiti strain Bb-Ger1 chromosome IV, whole genome shotgun sequence genome contains a region encoding:
- a CDS encoding hypothetical protein (encoded by transcript BESB_054690), whose product MASQREVSRARRFVALLFAVVFFAKPDAAPSVADAADFTRKGSFSYEGDLLQQTVTDSYSIQMNAGDVLSVWCKNAKGTSPPKFPPEVCMAVGVNCRPDCTVSLASLLARNPKAISGESVSGDAPLKITIPDQVNLPTVFSFACVSPNNGSPTVQFNVTVSPGKKGAKMWAGTDPSAYSGATSLSLVGSFFVLAVTALRPIAWL is encoded by the coding sequence ATGGCTTCCCAACGGGAAGtaagccgcgcgaggagattCGTCGCGCTGTTGTTtgctgtcgtcttcttcgcaaAGCCAGATGCTGCGCCTTCGGTAGCTGATGCCGCAGACTTCACCAGGAAAGGCTCTTTCTCATACGAAGGGGACCTACTGCAGCAGACCGTGACAGATTCGTATAGTATCCAGATGAATGCGGGTGACGTGCTCTCGGTCTGGTGCAAAAATGCCAAGGGCACCTCTCCACCCAAGTTCCCCCCAGAAGTGTGCATGGCGGTTGGAGTGAATTGCAGACCTGATTGCACTGTCAGTTTGGCTTCGTTGTTGGCCCGGAATCCTAAAGCGATCTCAGGGGAGAGTGTTTCTGGCGATGCGCCTCTCAAGATCACGATTCCGGACCAGGTGAACTTGCCGACAGTATTCAGCTTCGCTTGCGTTTCCCCGAACAACGGATCGCCGACAGTCCAGTTTAACGTCACCGTCAGCCCGGGAAAAAAAGGTGCCAAAATGTGGGCGGGGACTGACCCATCCGCGTACAGTGGGGCGACtagcctctctctcgtcggcTCCTTCTTCGTTTTAGCGGTCACGGCTCTTCGCCCGATCGCGTGGCTCTAA